The proteins below are encoded in one region of Citrobacter enshiensis:
- the mscK gene encoding mechanosensitive channel MscK, with protein MTMLQLNKRLQHLVFITTFFFILLLSCQSSAFARAQSNGDLPTKADVQSQLDALSKQKDLTAQDKLVQQDLLETLETLDKIERVKDETVQLRQKVAQAPEKMRQASDALNALSDVDNDDETRKTLSTLSLRQLELRVAQVLDDLQSAQNDLATYNSQLVSLQTQPERVQNAMYTASQQLQQIRNRLDGTNVGEAALRPSQQVLLLTQQVLLNAQIDQQRKSLEGNTVLQDTLQKQRDYVTANSNRLEHQLQLLQEAVNSKRLTLTEKTAQEAVTPDETARIQTNPLVNQELEINHQLSQRLISATENGNSLMQQNIKVKNWLDRALQSERNIKEQIAVLKGSLLLSRILYQQQQTLPSADELKDMTNRIADLRLEQFEVNQQRDALFQSDAFVAKLEEGHAKEINDEVHDALLQVVEMRRELLDQLNKQLGNQLMMAINLQINQQQLMSVSKNLKEILTQQIFWVNSNRPMDWDWIKAFPQTLKDQFKSMKITVNWEKAWPAVFIAFLAGLPLLLIAGLIRWRLGWLKAYQQKLAAAVGSLRNDSQLNTPKAILIDLIRALPVCLVILAAGLILLTMQLNISDLLWAFSKKMALFWLVFGLCWKVLEKEGVAVRHFGMPAQLTSHWRRQIVRISLALLPLNFWSVVAELSPLHLMDDVLGQVVIFLNLLLIAFLVWPMCRESWRDKESHGLRLVTITVLSIVPIALMVLTATGYFYTTLRLSGRWIETVYLVIIWNLLYQTVLRGLSVAARRIAWRRALARRQNLVKEGAEGAEPQEEPTIALEQVNQQTLRITMLLMIALFGVLFWAIWSDLITVFSYLDSITLWHYNGTEAGAAVVKNVTMGSLLFAIIASMVAWALIRNLPGLLEVLVLSRLKMRQGASYAITTILNYAIIAIGAMTVFGSLGVSWDKLQWLAAALSVGLGFGLQEIFGNFVSGLIILFERPVRIGDTVTIGTFSGTVSKIRIRATTITDFDRKEVIIPNKAFVTERLINWSLSDTTTRLVIRLGVAYGSDLDKVKKVLLQAAAEHPKVMHDPEPAVFFTTFGPSTLDHELRLYVRELRDRSHTVDELNRAIDRLCRENNIDIAFNQLEVHLRNEKGDEVTEVKREIKGDDPTPAIG; from the coding sequence ATGACTATGTTGCAGCTTAATAAACGTTTACAGCATCTTGTTTTTATAACGACTTTTTTCTTCATCCTGTTGCTGTCCTGCCAGTCATCTGCATTTGCGCGCGCGCAATCGAATGGTGACCTGCCGACGAAAGCCGATGTGCAAAGCCAGTTGGATGCGCTGAGCAAACAAAAAGACCTCACCGCACAGGACAAACTGGTACAGCAGGACCTCCTTGAAACACTGGAGACGCTCGACAAAATTGAGCGGGTGAAAGACGAAACCGTTCAGTTGCGTCAGAAAGTGGCGCAGGCGCCGGAGAAAATGCGCCAGGCGTCTGATGCGCTCAATGCGCTGAGCGACGTCGACAATGATGATGAAACGCGAAAAACATTAAGCACACTTTCATTGCGTCAGCTTGAATTGCGCGTTGCGCAAGTGCTGGATGATTTGCAAAGCGCGCAAAACGATCTGGCGACCTATAACAGCCAACTCGTCTCCCTCCAGACACAGCCAGAGCGGGTGCAAAACGCCATGTACACCGCCTCTCAGCAACTGCAGCAAATTCGTAATCGCCTGGATGGTACCAATGTGGGCGAAGCGGCGCTACGCCCAAGCCAGCAGGTGTTGCTCCTGACGCAGCAGGTGTTGCTCAATGCGCAGATAGATCAACAGCGTAAGAGTCTGGAAGGCAATACAGTCTTGCAGGATACCCTGCAAAAGCAGCGCGATTATGTGACGGCAAACAGCAACCGACTGGAACATCAGCTTCAGCTCTTACAGGAAGCGGTAAACAGCAAACGCCTTACGTTAACGGAGAAAACGGCGCAGGAAGCGGTCACTCCGGATGAGACAGCGCGTATCCAGACGAACCCGCTGGTGAATCAGGAGCTGGAGATCAACCACCAACTGAGCCAGCGGCTGATTTCTGCCACGGAAAACGGCAACTCGCTGATGCAGCAAAATATTAAGGTCAAAAACTGGCTTGACCGCGCGCTGCAATCGGAACGCAATATTAAGGAACAAATCGCGGTCCTCAAAGGCAGCCTGCTGTTGTCTCGTATCCTTTATCAGCAACAGCAAACCCTGCCGTCAGCCGACGAATTGAAAGATATGACCAACCGCATTGCGGATTTGCGTCTTGAGCAATTTGAAGTCAACCAGCAGCGTGACGCGCTGTTTCAGAGCGATGCCTTTGTCGCCAAACTGGAAGAAGGGCACGCCAAAGAAATTAATGATGAAGTTCACGACGCGCTGCTACAGGTGGTCGAAATGCGCCGCGAACTGCTCGATCAGCTGAACAAACAGCTCGGCAATCAATTGATGATGGCCATTAACCTGCAGATCAATCAGCAGCAGTTAATGAGCGTCTCCAAAAACCTGAAAGAGATCCTCACCCAGCAAATTTTCTGGGTTAACAGTAACCGTCCGATGGACTGGGACTGGATTAAAGCCTTCCCGCAGACGCTGAAAGATCAGTTTAAGTCGATGAAAATCACCGTAAACTGGGAAAAGGCCTGGCCTGCGGTGTTTATTGCTTTTCTGGCGGGATTACCGTTATTACTGATCGCCGGACTGATACGCTGGCGGCTGGGATGGCTCAAAGCGTACCAGCAGAAATTAGCCGCAGCGGTGGGGTCATTACGTAATGACAGCCAGCTCAACACGCCAAAAGCGATTCTCATTGATCTGATCCGCGCCTTACCGGTGTGTCTGGTCATCCTTGCCGCCGGTCTGATCCTGCTCACCATGCAGCTTAACATCAGCGATCTCCTGTGGGCGTTCAGTAAAAAAATGGCGCTTTTCTGGCTGGTGTTTGGATTGTGCTGGAAAGTGCTGGAGAAAGAGGGCGTCGCAGTACGCCACTTTGGTATGCCAGCACAACTGACCAGCCATTGGCGTCGCCAGATCGTGCGTATCAGCCTCGCGCTACTACCCCTGAATTTTTGGTCGGTGGTGGCGGAACTCTCACCGCTGCATCTGATGGACGATGTGCTGGGTCAGGTAGTCATTTTCCTGAACCTGCTGCTGATTGCTTTCCTGGTGTGGCCGATGTGCCGTGAAAGCTGGCGCGACAAGGAATCGCACGGGCTGCGACTGGTCACCATCACGGTGTTATCAATCGTGCCTATTGCGCTGATGGTCTTAACGGCGACTGGTTATTTCTATACGACGCTGCGTCTGTCTGGCCGCTGGATTGAAACGGTCTATCTGGTGATTATCTGGAATCTGCTGTATCAGACGGTATTGCGTGGATTGAGCGTTGCCGCCCGCCGTATTGCCTGGCGTCGCGCGCTGGCGCGTCGTCAGAATCTGGTCAAAGAAGGCGCGGAAGGTGCCGAACCGCAGGAAGAGCCGACCATTGCGCTCGAACAGGTTAACCAGCAAACGCTGCGTATCACCATGTTGCTGATGATCGCGCTGTTCGGCGTGCTGTTCTGGGCAATTTGGTCTGATTTGATTACCGTGTTCAGCTATCTCGATAGCATTACGCTCTGGCATTACAACGGCACGGAAGCGGGTGCGGCGGTGGTGAAAAACGTCACCATGGGCAGTCTGCTGTTTGCCATTATTGCCTCCATGGTGGCCTGGGCGCTGATCCGAAACTTGCCGGGGTTGCTGGAAGTGCTGGTGCTTTCGCGCCTGAAAATGCGCCAGGGCGCGTCTTACGCCATCACCACGATCCTCAATTATGCGATCATTGCCATTGGCGCAATGACGGTGTTTGGATCGCTCGGCGTATCGTGGGACAAACTGCAGTGGCTGGCAGCGGCTCTGTCGGTCGGTCTTGGTTTTGGTTTGCAGGAGATCTTCGGTAACTTTGTTTCGGGTCTGATTATTCTGTTCGAACGCCCGGTACGTATTGGGGATACGGTCACGATCGGTACCTTCTCGGGAACGGTAAGCAAGATCCGCATTCGCGCCACCACCATTACCGACTTTGATCGTAAAGAAGTGATTATCCCGAACAAAGCGTTTGTGACCGAGCGTCTGATCAACTGGTCGCTCTCGGATACCACCACGCGTCTGGTGATCCGCCTTGGTGTGGCCTACGGTTCGGATCTGGACAAAGTGAAAAAAGTGCTGTTGCAGGCAGCGGCGGAACACCCGAAAGTGATGCACGATCCGGAACCGGCGGTATTCTTTACCACCTTTGGCCCCAGCACGCTGGATCACGAGCTGCGCTTATATGTGCGTGAACTGCGCGATCGTAGCCATACGGTAGATGAGCTGAACCGTGCGATCGATCGTCTGTGCCGTGAAAACAATATCGACATCGCCTTTAACCAGCTTGAAGTGCATCTGCGCAACGAGAAGGGGGATGAGGTGACAGAAGTGAAACGCGAGATCAAAGGCGACGATCCGACGCCAGCGATAGGGTAA
- the acrR gene encoding multidrug efflux transporter transcriptional repressor AcrR → MARKTKQQALVTRQHILDVALRLFSQQGVSSTSLVEIAKAAGVTRGAIYWHFKNKSDLFSEIWELSESNIGELEIEYQAKFPDDPLSVLREILVYLLEATVTEERRRLLMEIIFHKCEFVGEMFVVQQAQRSLCLESYDRIEQTLTHCIHAQMLPENLNTRRAAILMRSYISGIMENWLFAPQSFDLKKEARDYVAILLEMYQFCPTLRVPLSGESS, encoded by the coding sequence ATGGCACGAAAAACCAAACAACAAGCGCTGGTAACACGACAACACATACTGGATGTAGCTCTGCGTTTGTTCTCGCAACAAGGTGTATCATCCACCTCGCTCGTGGAGATTGCAAAAGCTGCTGGCGTCACACGCGGTGCAATCTATTGGCATTTCAAAAACAAGTCGGATTTATTTAGCGAAATCTGGGAACTATCAGAATCCAATATTGGTGAGCTTGAGATTGAGTATCAGGCAAAATTCCCCGACGATCCACTATCAGTATTAAGAGAGATTCTAGTCTATCTTCTTGAAGCCACTGTGACAGAAGAGCGCCGACGGTTGCTGATGGAGATTATATTCCATAAATGCGAGTTCGTTGGGGAGATGTTTGTCGTTCAACAGGCGCAGCGAAGCCTCTGTCTGGAAAGTTATGATCGCATTGAACAAACGCTAACGCATTGTATTCATGCGCAAATGTTACCCGAAAATCTTAACACCCGCCGGGCGGCGATATTAATGCGCAGTTATATCTCTGGCATAATGGAAAACTGGTTATTCGCCCCGCAGTCCTTTGACCTTAAAAAGGAGGCGCGCGATTATGTCGCTATTCTGTTGGAGATGTATCAATTCTGTCCAACGCTGCGCGTACCGTTATCTGGTGAAAGCTCCTGA
- the acrA gene encoding multidrug efflux RND transporter periplasmic adaptor subunit AcrA, with product MNKNRGLTPLAVVLMLSGSLALTGCDDKEAQKGGQQKPEVGVVTLKTEPLQITTELPGRTSAFRIAEVRPQVSGIILKRNFTEGGDVEAGVSLYQIDPATYQAAYESAKGDLAKAQAAANIAQLTVKRYQKLLGTKYISQQDYDTAQADAQQANAAVVAAKAAVETARINLAYTKVTSPISGRIGKSSVTEGALVQNGQATALATVQQLDPIYVDVTQSSNDFLRLKQELANGTLKQENGKAKVDLVTNDGIKFPQSGTLEFSDVTVDQTTGSITLRAIFPNPDHTLLPGMFVRARLEEGTNPTALLVPQQGVTRTPRGEASALVVGADDKVETRQIVATQAIGDKWLVTEGLKSGDRVIVSGLQKVRPGAQVKAQEVTADNEQPATSGSQPEQSKS from the coding sequence ATGAACAAAAACAGAGGGTTAACGCCTCTGGCGGTCGTTCTGATGCTCTCAGGCAGCTTAGCGCTAACAGGATGTGACGACAAAGAGGCCCAAAAAGGGGGCCAGCAGAAGCCAGAAGTTGGAGTTGTGACGCTCAAAACTGAACCTCTGCAAATCACGACTGAACTCCCGGGTCGCACCAGCGCTTTCCGTATTGCGGAAGTTCGCCCTCAGGTAAGTGGCATTATCCTGAAGCGCAATTTCACGGAAGGCGGTGACGTCGAAGCGGGTGTGTCTCTCTATCAGATTGATCCTGCGACTTATCAGGCCGCTTACGAAAGTGCAAAAGGTGATTTAGCCAAAGCGCAGGCAGCGGCGAACATCGCACAGCTGACCGTTAAGCGTTACCAGAAACTGTTGGGTACCAAGTACATCAGTCAACAGGATTACGATACCGCGCAGGCGGATGCGCAACAGGCGAACGCTGCTGTTGTTGCCGCAAAAGCTGCCGTCGAAACCGCACGTATCAATCTGGCCTACACCAAAGTGACTTCGCCTATCAGCGGTCGCATTGGTAAATCGTCTGTCACGGAAGGTGCATTGGTACAAAATGGTCAAGCCACTGCGCTGGCCACCGTCCAACAACTCGATCCTATCTATGTTGATGTGACACAGTCGAGCAATGACTTCCTGCGTCTGAAGCAAGAGCTGGCAAATGGCACGCTGAAGCAAGAGAACGGAAAAGCCAAAGTCGATCTGGTCACCAACGACGGCATTAAATTCCCGCAGTCCGGTACGCTGGAGTTCTCTGACGTGACCGTTGACCAAACCACTGGGTCGATTACGCTGCGCGCCATCTTCCCGAACCCGGATCACACCTTGCTGCCAGGCATGTTCGTTCGCGCCCGTCTGGAAGAAGGGACGAATCCAACCGCACTTCTGGTTCCGCAGCAGGGTGTAACGCGTACCCCGCGTGGTGAAGCCAGTGCACTGGTTGTTGGGGCGGATGACAAAGTGGAAACCCGTCAGATCGTCGCCACTCAGGCGATCGGCGACAAGTGGTTGGTGACAGAAGGTCTTAAGTCGGGCGACCGCGTGATTGTAAGTGGGCTGCAAAAAGTGCGTCCTGGCGCGCAGGTAAAAGCACAAGAAGTGACGGCTGATAACGAACAGCCAGCCACGAGCGGAAGCCAGCCTGAACAGTCTAAGTCTTAA
- the acrB gene encoding efflux RND transporter permease AcrB → MPNFFIDRPIFAWVIAIIIMLAGGLAILKLPVAQYPTIAPPAVSISATYPGADAKTVQDTVTQVIEQNMNGIDNLMYMSSNSDSTGTVQIILTFQSGTDADIAQVQVQNKLQLAMPLLPQEVQQQGVSVEKSSSSFLMVVGVINTDGTMTQEDISDYVGANMKDAISRTSGVGDVQLFGSQYAMRIWMDPNKLNDFQLTPVDVITAIKAQNAQVAAGQLGGTPPVKGQQLNASIIAQTRLTSADEFSKILLKVNQDGSQVRLRDVAKVELGGENYDIIAKFNGKPASGLGIKLATGANALDTAAAIRAELKKMEPFFPSGLKIVYPYDTTPFVKISIHEVVKTLAEAIILVFLVMYLFLQNFRATLIPTIAVPVVLLGTFAILAIFGFSINTLTMFGMVLAIGLLVDDAIVVVENVERVMAEEGLPPKEATRKSMSQIQGALVGIAMVLSAVFIPMAFFGGSTGAIYRQFSITIVSAMALSVLVALILTPALCATMLKPIAKGDHGEGKKGFFGWFNRMFDKSTHHYTDSVGNILRSTGRYLLLYLLIVVGMAYLFVRLPSSFLPDEDQGVFMTMAQLPAGATQERTQKVLDEVSDYYLTKEKDNVESVFAVNGFGFAGRGQNTGIAFVSLKDWSQRPGKENKVEAITGRAMGAFSKIKDAMVFAFNLPAIVELGTATGFDFQLIDQAGLGHEKLTQARNQLFGEVAKHPDLLVGVRPNGLEDTPQFKIDIDQEKAQALGVSISDINTTLGAAWGGSYVNDFIDRGRVKKVYVMSEAKYRMLPEDIGNWYVRGSNGQMVPFSAFSTSRWEYGSPRLERYNGLPSMEILGQAAEGKSTGEAMALMEQLASKLPSGIGYDWTGMSYQERLSGNQAPALYAISLIVVFLCLAALYESWSIPFSVMLVVPLGVIGALLAATFRGLTNDVYFQVGLLTTIGLSAKNAILIVEFAKDLMDKEGKGLIEATLDAVRMRLRPILMTSLAFILGVMPLVISSGAGSGAQNAVGTGVMGGMVTATVLAIFFVPVFFVVVRRRFSRKNEDLEHSHSVENH, encoded by the coding sequence ATGCCTAATTTCTTTATCGATCGCCCTATATTTGCGTGGGTGATCGCCATCATCATCATGTTGGCAGGGGGACTCGCGATCCTCAAGCTGCCGGTAGCGCAGTATCCTACGATTGCGCCGCCAGCAGTATCGATATCCGCGACCTACCCTGGCGCGGATGCCAAAACAGTGCAGGATACTGTGACACAGGTTATCGAACAGAATATGAACGGTATCGATAACCTGATGTACATGTCCTCAAACAGTGACTCCACGGGTACCGTGCAGATCATCTTAACCTTCCAGTCTGGTACCGATGCGGATATCGCACAGGTTCAGGTGCAGAACAAACTGCAGCTGGCAATGCCGTTACTTCCTCAGGAAGTTCAGCAGCAAGGTGTTAGCGTTGAGAAATCATCCAGTAGCTTCCTGATGGTAGTGGGCGTCATCAACACTGACGGCACCATGACTCAGGAAGACATCTCGGACTACGTCGGCGCCAACATGAAAGACGCCATCAGCCGTACTTCCGGTGTGGGTGACGTTCAGCTGTTCGGTTCTCAGTACGCGATGCGTATCTGGATGGACCCGAACAAACTGAACGATTTCCAGCTGACGCCGGTTGATGTGATTACCGCGATCAAAGCGCAGAACGCCCAGGTTGCAGCCGGTCAGTTGGGTGGTACGCCGCCGGTGAAAGGCCAGCAACTTAACGCATCAATTATCGCGCAAACGCGTCTGACCTCCGCTGATGAGTTCAGCAAAATTCTGCTGAAAGTGAATCAGGACGGTTCTCAGGTTCGCCTGCGTGACGTCGCGAAAGTGGAGCTTGGCGGTGAGAACTACGACATTATTGCGAAGTTCAACGGCAAACCGGCTTCCGGTCTGGGGATCAAACTGGCGACCGGCGCAAACGCGCTGGATACCGCTGCGGCGATCCGTGCCGAACTGAAAAAGATGGAGCCGTTCTTCCCATCGGGTCTGAAGATTGTTTACCCGTATGACACCACCCCCTTCGTGAAGATCTCTATTCACGAAGTGGTGAAAACACTGGCGGAAGCTATCATCCTCGTGTTCCTGGTAATGTATCTGTTCCTGCAGAACTTCCGCGCGACGTTGATTCCGACCATTGCTGTTCCGGTGGTGCTGTTGGGTACCTTTGCCATCCTCGCGATATTCGGCTTCTCGATAAACACCCTGACGATGTTCGGGATGGTGCTCGCCATCGGCCTGTTGGTGGATGACGCCATCGTGGTGGTCGAGAACGTTGAACGTGTTATGGCGGAAGAAGGCCTGCCGCCGAAAGAAGCCACGCGTAAATCCATGAGCCAGATTCAGGGCGCACTGGTCGGTATCGCGATGGTGCTGTCTGCGGTATTTATTCCGATGGCCTTCTTTGGCGGCTCCACCGGTGCAATTTATCGTCAGTTCTCTATCACCATCGTTTCGGCAATGGCCTTGTCGGTACTGGTGGCCTTGATCCTGACGCCAGCCCTGTGCGCCACCATGCTCAAACCTATCGCCAAAGGCGATCACGGCGAAGGCAAGAAAGGCTTCTTCGGCTGGTTTAACCGCATGTTTGATAAGAGTACGCACCATTACACCGACAGCGTAGGCAACATTCTGCGCAGTACTGGTCGTTATCTGCTGCTCTATCTGCTCATTGTGGTCGGTATGGCATACCTGTTCGTTCGCCTGCCAAGCTCCTTCTTACCTGATGAAGATCAGGGCGTATTCATGACGATGGCCCAGCTACCGGCGGGTGCGACACAGGAGCGTACGCAGAAGGTGCTGGACGAAGTCTCGGACTACTATCTGACCAAAGAAAAAGACAACGTTGAATCGGTCTTTGCCGTTAACGGCTTCGGTTTTGCGGGTCGTGGTCAGAACACCGGTATCGCGTTCGTCTCTCTGAAAGACTGGAGTCAACGTCCGGGTAAAGAGAACAAGGTAGAGGCAATTACGGGTCGAGCCATGGGGGCGTTTTCGAAGATTAAAGACGCCATGGTATTTGCCTTTAACCTGCCTGCGATTGTTGAACTGGGTACAGCGACCGGCTTTGACTTCCAGCTGATTGACCAGGCGGGATTGGGTCACGAGAAACTGACCCAGGCGCGTAACCAACTGTTTGGCGAAGTGGCTAAGCATCCAGATTTGTTGGTTGGCGTACGTCCTAACGGTCTGGAAGATACCCCGCAATTCAAGATCGACATCGATCAGGAAAAAGCGCAGGCGCTTGGCGTTTCCATCAGTGACATTAATACAACGCTTGGCGCAGCATGGGGCGGAAGCTATGTAAACGACTTTATCGACCGTGGTCGTGTGAAGAAAGTTTACGTCATGTCTGAAGCCAAATACCGTATGTTGCCGGAAGATATTGGTAACTGGTATGTGCGTGGTAGCAATGGACAGATGGTGCCGTTCTCCGCCTTCTCCACTTCTCGTTGGGAATACGGTTCACCGCGTCTGGAACGCTATAACGGCCTGCCTTCAATGGAAATTCTCGGCCAGGCAGCAGAGGGCAAGAGTACCGGTGAAGCCATGGCGTTGATGGAACAGCTGGCCAGCAAACTGCCATCTGGTATTGGTTATGACTGGACGGGTATGTCTTATCAGGAACGCTTGTCAGGCAACCAGGCCCCTGCCCTGTATGCGATTTCACTGATCGTCGTGTTCTTGTGTCTGGCAGCGCTGTACGAGAGCTGGTCAATTCCGTTCTCCGTTATGCTGGTGGTTCCGCTGGGTGTTATCGGTGCATTGCTTGCCGCCACCTTCCGCGGCCTGACCAACGACGTTTACTTCCAGGTGGGCCTGCTAACAACCATTGGGTTGTCGGCGAAGAACGCGATACTGATCGTCGAATTCGCCAAAGACTTGATGGATAAAGAAGGCAAAGGTCTGATTGAGGCAACGCTGGACGCCGTTCGTATGCGTTTACGCCCAATTCTGATGACGTCTCTGGCGTTTATCCTGGGTGTTATGCCGTTGGTTATCAGCTCCGGCGCAGGCTCCGGCGCGCAGAACGCCGTCGGTACAGGCGTAATGGGCGGGATGGTTACTGCAACCGTGCTGGCAATCTTCTTCGTACCGGTCTTCTTTGTGGTGGTTCGCCGCCGCTTTAGCCGCAAGAATGAAGACCTTGAACATAGCCATTCGGTAGAGAATCACTAA
- the tomB gene encoding Hha toxicity modulator TomB, with product MDEYSPKRHDIAQLKFLCETLYHDCLANLEESNHGWVNDPTSAINLQLNELIEHIATFALNYKIKYNEDNKLIAQIDEYLDDTFMLFSSYGINAQDLQKWRKSGNRLFRCFVNATRANPVSLSC from the coding sequence ATGGATGAATACTCACCCAAAAGACATGATATCGCACAGCTTAAGTTTCTCTGTGAAACCCTGTATCATGACTGTCTTGCAAACCTTGAAGAAAGCAACCATGGCTGGGTTAACGACCCAACATCGGCGATCAATCTTCAGCTTAATGAGCTGATAGAGCATATTGCAACCTTCGCACTTAATTATAAAATTAAGTACAATGAGGACAATAAGCTGATTGCGCAGATAGATGAATATCTGGACGATACGTTTATGTTGTTCAGCAGTTATGGCATTAATGCGCAGGATCTTCAGAAATGGCGAAAGTCGGGAAACCGCCTGTTTCGCTGTTTTGTGAACGCCACCAGGGCTAATCCTGTTAGTTTGTCTTGTTAA
- a CDS encoding HHA domain-containing protein — MSDKPLTKTDYLMRLRRCQTIDTLERVIEKNKYELSDNELAVFYSAADHRLAELTMNKLYDKIPTSVWKFIR, encoded by the coding sequence ATGTCCGATAAACCATTAACTAAAACTGATTATTTGATGCGCTTGCGACGCTGTCAGACTATTGACACGCTTGAACGTGTTATTGAGAAAAATAAATATGAATTATCTGACAATGAATTGGCTGTATTTTACTCAGCAGCAGACCACCGTCTCGCAGAATTGACGATGAATAAGCTTTACGACAAGATCCCCACCTCGGTCTGGAAATTTATTCGTTAA
- the maa gene encoding maltose O-acetyltransferase: MSEEKQKMIAGEMYRPADETLRRDSLRARQLTHRYNHTAPDEKHERQAILNELLGRANGAWIEPSFRCDYGYNIFLGKDFYANFDCVMLDVCPIHIGDNCMLAPGVHIYTATHPLDATERNSGRELGKPVSIGNNVWIGGRAVINPSVTIGDNVVVASGAVVTKDVPANVVVGGNPARVIKTL, encoded by the coding sequence ATGAGTGAAGAAAAACAAAAGATGATTGCTGGCGAGATGTATCGCCCGGCAGACGAGACCTTACGCAGAGACAGCCTGCGGGCGCGTCAGTTAACCCATCGATACAATCACACCGCGCCTGATGAAAAGCATGAACGTCAGGCAATCCTGAATGAACTATTGGGGCGCGCAAATGGCGCCTGGATCGAACCCTCGTTTCGCTGCGACTACGGCTATAACATTTTTCTCGGGAAAGATTTCTACGCTAACTTCGACTGCGTGATGCTTGATGTCTGCCCCATTCATATCGGCGATAACTGCATGCTTGCGCCCGGCGTGCATATCTACACGGCCACACACCCTCTGGACGCGACTGAACGCAACAGCGGCAGGGAACTGGGGAAACCCGTCAGCATCGGAAATAACGTCTGGATCGGCGGACGCGCCGTGATCAACCCTAGCGTGACCATTGGCGATAATGTGGTTGTTGCGTCAGGCGCGGTGGTGACTAAAGACGTTCCGGCAAATGTGGTTGTTGGCGGTAATCCTGCTCGCGTCATCAAAACACTGTAA
- a CDS encoding YlaC family protein — translation MKEIQRLLTETIDDLNTREKRDNRPRFSISFIRKHPGLFVGMYIAWFATLAVMLQSETLVDSVWLLVVLFVLLNGFFFFDVAPRYRYEDIDVLDFRVCYNGEWYNTRFVPPTLITAILHSPRVDSDHKAQLQKMISRKGELSFYDIFTLTRAQATP, via the coding sequence ATGAAAGAAATACAACGCCTGCTTACCGAAACCATTGACGATCTCAACACGCGTGAAAAGCGCGATAACAGACCGCGTTTTAGCATTAGCTTCATTCGCAAACATCCTGGACTGTTTGTGGGCATGTATATCGCCTGGTTTGCCACGCTGGCCGTGATGCTCCAGTCCGAAACGCTGGTGGATTCCGTCTGGCTGCTGGTGGTCCTGTTTGTATTGTTAAACGGCTTTTTCTTTTTTGACGTCGCGCCACGCTACCGTTACGAAGATATCGACGTGCTGGATTTTAGAGTTTGTTATAACGGTGAGTGGTATAACACACGCTTTGTCCCTCCGACGCTTATCACCGCCATTCTTCATTCACCGCGTGTAGACAGCGATCATAAAGCGCAATTGCAAAAAATGATATCGCGTAAAGGTGAACTCTCCTTCTACGATATTTTTACGCTTACACGCGCTCAGGCAACCCCGTAG
- the ykgO gene encoding type B 50S ribosomal protein L36 yields MKVVNSLRSAKQRHPDCQVVRRKGRVYVICKTNPRFKAVQGRKKRR; encoded by the coding sequence ATGAAGGTAGTGAATTCACTTCGCAGTGCAAAGCAACGGCATCCGGATTGCCAGGTTGTCAGACGCAAAGGACGCGTGTATGTGATTTGTAAAACGAATCCGCGTTTTAAAGCGGTACAGGGGCGTAAAAAAAGACGTTAA
- a CDS encoding type B 50S ribosomal protein L31, which produces MKPEIHPVYRTVVFHDTSVNAYFKVGSTIRTEREIELEGVTYPYVTIDVSSKSHPYYTGKQKTFDNEGSAARFQKRFGHFIGTKRG; this is translated from the coding sequence ATGAAACCTGAAATTCATCCTGTTTATCGCACCGTGGTATTCCATGACACCAGCGTGAATGCATATTTTAAAGTCGGTTCGACCATCCGAACCGAACGGGAAATCGAACTGGAGGGCGTGACATACCCGTATGTCACTATTGATGTTTCTTCCAAATCACATCCGTACTACACCGGAAAACAGAAAACGTTCGACAATGAGGGCAGCGCAGCGCGTTTCCAGAAACGTTTTGGGCATTTTATTGGAACAAAGCGGGGATAA